Below is a window of Dromaius novaehollandiae isolate bDroNov1 chromosome 38, bDroNov1.hap1, whole genome shotgun sequence DNA.
CTATGGGGGGGCACACTGGAGGGGGTGCATGGGGGAACCTGCTATGGGGTGGAGCATGGGAGGAACTGCTATGGGGCAGTGCATGGGGGGGAACCTGCTATGGGGGtgagcactggggggggggccaCTATGGGGCAGTGCATGGCGGGGGGGGACTTGCTGGCAGTGCATGGGGAGAACTGCTATGGGGGGAGCGCTGGCAGGAACTGCTATGGGGCAGTGCACGGAGGTGACGTCTATAGGGCAATGCATGGGGATCCCCGCTATGgggggcagcgctatggggcagcccctGACCCCTGCACACCCCCCAGGGCTGAGCGCCCCGGCAGGGACGGAGGCACCCCTGTGCTGGGGATCCCCGCTATGGGGCgagtgctgtggggcagcccctgacccccccccacgccccccccagGACAGCGCGGCGCTGAGCGCCCTGGCGGGGACGGAGGCACCCCTGTGCTGGGGATCCCCGCTATGGGGCgagtgctgtggggcagcccctgacccccccccacgcccccccccagGACAGCGCGGCGCTGAGCGCCCTGGCAGGGACGGAGGCACCCCTGTGCTGGGGATCCCCGCTATGGGGCgagtgctgtggggcagcccctgacccccccccacgccccccccagGACAGCGCGGCGCTGAGCGCCCTGGCGGGGACGGAGGCACCCCTGTGCTGGGGATCCCCGCTATGGGGCgagtgctgtggggcagcccctgacccccccccccacgcccccccccagGACAGCGCGGCGCTGAGCGCCCTGGCGGGGACGGAGGCACCGCGgtggcgccggggccgccccgggccaCCCTCGCCGGCGCTGCTGGTGCACTTCCACGGCGGCGGCTTCGTGGCGCAGACGTCGCGCTCGCACGAGCCCTACCTGCGCGCCTGGGCCCGCGAGCTGGGCGCCCCGGTGCTCTCCGTCGACTACGCCCTGGCCCCCGAGGCGCCCTTCCCGCGCGCCCTCGAGGAGTGCTTCTACGCCTACTGCTGGGCCCTGCGCCACTGCCGCCTGCTCGGTGAGgggcgcggggacgcggggggacacggggggacgcgggggacaggatggggagaggagggggtcAGGGACCGGggtgagatgggatgggatggagacaGGACGGAGACCAGGGCAGGACAGGGATGGGCGACAGGACAAGACGAGGACGGGATGGGGACagagacagggaggaggagaggaccaggacagggacagggagcaggaTGGGATGGAGACAGGACGGAGACCAGGAcaggacggggacagggagcaggatgggatgggatggagacaGGACGGAGACCAGGacaggacagggatggggacagggacagagacagggaggaggagaggaccaggacagggacagggagcaggaTGGGATGGAGACAGGACGGAGACCAGGACAGGACGGGGATGGGGAAGGGCACCAGGACAAGACGGGGATGAGGAAGGGCCAGGACAGGGACAAGGAGCAGGACCACGCAGGGAGCAGAATGGGACAGGACAGGGACGGCTTAGGGACCGGGATGGGATGGAGGCGGGGATGGCACAGAGATGGGGAccgggacagggatggggaccggGACGAGGCcagggatgggacaggacgggGATGGGGACCGGGACCGAGCGAGCCACCAGCACGGAGCCACCGACGACCGGCTACGGGGGGCGGTTCGGGGCCCcccgcgcggggcagccccgcggccgcccccagTGACACAGCGCGGCAGGGTCGACGGCGCAGCGCGTGTGCCTGGCCGGGGACAGTGCCGGCGGCAACCTGTGCCTGACGGTGTCGATGCGGGCGGCCGCCTTCGGGGTGCAGCGCCCCGACGGCATCATGGTGGCCTACCCGGTGACCATGGTGCAGGCGGCCGTGTCGCCCTCCCGCCTGCTCACCCTGCTCGACCCGCTGCTGCCCCTCAGCGTCCTCTGCAAGTGCCTCAGTGCCTACGCAGgtgcggggacgcgggggggacgaggggacatgggggggacgtggggggctcGGGCTGCAACCTCAGCGCCTACGCAGgtgcggggacgcggggggacgtgggggggacgtggggggctcGGGCTGCAACCTCAGCGCCTACGCAGgtgcggggacgcgggggggacgaggggacgtgggggggacgtggggggctcGGGCTGCAACCTCAGCGCCTACGCAGgtgcggggacgcgggggggacgaggggacgtgggggggacgtggggggctcGGGCTGCAACCTCAGCGCCTACGCAGGTGCGGGGACGCAGGGGGACGTGGGAGGACGTGGGGGGCTCGGGCTGCAACCTCAGCGCCTACGCAGgtgcggggacgtggggacatgggggggacgaggggacgtggggggctcAGGCTGCAACCTCAGCGCCTACACACatgcggggacgcggggggacgtgggggggacgaggggacatgggggggacgtgggggctcGGGCTGCAAGCGCCTCAGCGCCTACACACATGCGGGGATGCCGAGGGGACGCTGGGGCCATTTCGGGGGCATTTGGGGGGCGGATTGGGCTGTTTTGGGACGCCCTGGCACGCTGGCAGGGACGGAGGAGGAGGCGGGTCCGTTTTGGGGTGGATTGGGCTGTTTTGGGATGCCCTGGCACGCTGGCAGGGGGAGGCGGGTCTGTTTTTGGGGCGGATTTGGCCGTTTTGGGACGCCCTGGCACGCCGGCAGGGACGGAGGGGGAGGCGGGCGAGGCGCCGGCCCTGGAGAAGCTCAGCCCGGGGCGACTGCTGCGCCGCGACACTGCCCTGCTGCTGCGCGACctgcgccggggggccgcggcctggCTGGGGGCCCTGCGcccacccccccggccccacagcccccccggtAGCACCCGGCACcgcagggggacacggggggttgGGGACACGGTGTCGGGGCTTTGGGGACAAGTTGAGGGTGAGGGGGGCTTTGGGGACGTGTCATGGGGTTTGGGGGCACGTTGGGGTCACGGGGTTTGGGGCCATGTTGGGGGGTTTGGGGACACTGGGGGTTTGGGGACATGCCGGGGGGTTTCATGGCTACCTCAGGAGTTCAGGGACACCTCGGGGGGGGGGTTGTTGACacctggggggatttggggacaTCTTGGGGGGTTCGATAACATCTTGGGGGGTTCAGGGACACCTCAGAGGTTCGGGGACCCcttggggggttttggggacaCCTCGGGGGCTTGGGGACATCTCGGGGGGGTTCATGGACCCTTCGGGGGTTTGGGGACATCTTGGGGGGGGGTCGGGGACGCCCTGGGGCCCGCACTGTCCCCATGTCCGCGCCCACGCGTCCCCGCTGCAGAGCCGATGCGGAAAAGCATCTCGGAGGCAGTGCTGGCGGAGGAGCCCCCccctgcgccccggcccccccgcaggaGCCGGACCTGGCAGGAGGCGCTGTGGGGGCGccgggacggggacggcgccgaGGACGGGGACAGCAGCAGGGACGGGGACAAGGACGGCGGCGGGGACAAGGACGGCGGCGGCCTCGACTACCCCGACGACTTCCAGCCGCTGCGCTCCGACCGGCCCCCGGCCAACTTCTCTGTGGCCAGCGCCCCCGTGGCCAGGAACCCCTACATGAGCCCGCTGCTGGCCCCCGACACCATGCTGCAGGGGCTGCCCCCCGTCCACATCGTGGtgagccccatagctgccccatggctgccccacatcATGGCACCTGGGATGGGGGAGGTCGGGTGGGGTGTTGGCCTGGGTCCGGCCAGGGGAGCCCAGTGTCCCCCCGACACCGCATGTCCCCACTGacaccccatgtccctgtgcccccccacCCCTGCTGGTGCCCCACGTCCCCGTGATGCCCCACGTCCCCCTGTACCCCCGGGTCCCCGTGGTGCCCCACGTCCCTGCGCACCCCCCTGCCCCCGTGATGCCCCACATCCTCCTGCGCCCCCGGGGGTCCCGCTGACGGCCGTGCCCTGGGCGCAGGCCTGCGCGCTGGACCCGATGCTGGACGACTCGGTGATGTTcgcgcggcggctgcgggagcTGGGGCGCCCGGTGACACTGCACGTGGTGCCGGACCTGCCCCACGGCTTCCTCAGCCTGGCGCAGCTCTGCCCCGAGACGCGGCAGGCGGCCGCGCTCTGCACCCGCCTCATCCGCGACGTGctgcgccccccggccccccgccgcccctcgctgctgcccggcccccgccgcccctcgctgctcctcgccccccgccgccccagctcCGGCCCCGACGGCCCCCCGCCCCGACGGGGGtcgctgctcccggccccacggcgccaCAGCCTCGCCCCCTCGCCCCACGGCGCCTCGCGACGGGGGTCGCTGCAGCCGGGCGAGCGCCGCGAGGGCTCGGCGACCCACGGCGCCAGCGGAGCAGCGACCCACGGCGCCAGCCATGCAGAGACCcacggcggcggggctgcggagACCCACGGCGCCAGCCATGCAGAGACCcacggcggcggggctgcggagACCCACGGCGCCAGCCATGCAGAGACCCACGGCAGCGGGGCTCCAGCGACCCACAGCACCAGCAATGCAGTGACCCACAGCAGCGGGGTTCCAGTGACCCACAGCACCAGCAACGCAGCGACCCACGACACCAGCAACGCAGCGACCCACGGCAGTGGGGCCGCGGAGACCCATGGCACCAGCAGTGCAGTGATGCACGGTGGTGGGGCCACGGAAACCCATGGCTCCAGAGATGCACCAACGCACAGCTCCAGCAATGCACTGACCCACAGCAGTGGGGCTGCAGCGACCCACGGCagtggggctgcaggagcccacgGCCCCAGCGATGCACTGACCCACGGCGCGAGGGCCGCATCGACCCACAGAGCCGGCACTGCCCTGACCCATGGCTCCAGCGCTGCCGAGACCCATGGCGCTGGGACCCCATTGTCCCACGGCTCCAGTGACGCACTGACCCACGGTGCTGGGACCACATCGACCCCGGGCTCCAGCGCTGCCCCGGCACCCCACGGTGGTGCTGCGGGCCGGGGGTCTGGGGCGCAGGCCCCCCCGTGCTGCGGGGGCCCCCCGAGTCCCCCGGAGCCTCCCCTGGGCcaggggcagagccgggggggcaGTGCCCGGCGCCCCAGCGGCCCCGCGGGACGCGAGGTGGGGTCCTGAGCCCCAGCCTGCCGTGGGGCCGCCATGGGGCTCGGCCCCATGGGGGGAATAAAGCCCCTTTGAAACCTACCTGCTGCCTGCGTGATGGGAGGGCCTGGACCCACGGCTGTGGGGCAAGAGACACTTCCCAGGGGATCCCTGTGCCCCATAGGGAAACATGACGGGGGGGCTGAGCCCTATAGGGAGACCTGGGGGGACCTCTGTGCCCCATAGGGAGATGTGGGGGAGGCTGAGCCCCATAGGGAGACTAGGAGGGGGGGAGGCCTCTACCCATGGGGGCCACTGTGCCCCACAGGGACATGTGTGTATGTGGGGCTGAGCCCCATAGGTGTGGAGTGGGGGCTGCTTCCCTATGGGGGCCTGGCCCCATGCGTATCGCTGTGCCCCACAGCGAGCCAAGGAGGAGCATTGCGGGTCTCCTGTGCCCCATAGGGAGATGTGGGGGGCCCTGTGCCCTATAGCggggccctgtgccccacagcggGGCCCCGTTGCCCCCCCGTTTCCATGGCGACGCGGGGAGGCGGCAGAACTACTTCCCGCGCGGAGGCATCGCGTCTCGTCGTGTCGCTCGTCCTTCTGCGCGCGCGCTCTCACCTGGCCGCGGTGGCGTCGCGCGGAGGGATCCGGCGGCGGAGCGAgtcccgccgcggcgcggcggctccaaGATGGCGGCGCGGGCCGGTGCCCGCgagcggcgcagcgcggcggagccccccggggggggcggcggcggctcgggacggggagggggggaagccgggggggcgccggggctaCGCAAACGACGTAGGGGGCAGGAGCCGTGTGTTAGTGGCCTAAAGGCCACGCGAACGACGTGGCGGCGGCAGTCGTGAACGCTACGTAAAGCGCGTAAGGGCGAGCGGGTTTACGGTACTGGCATAATCGCCGCGCAAAACAGCGTACGGGCAGGTGAGCGCTAGTGGCGTAGTCCGACCCTGCCCCTACGCAAGGGGCGTAAGGGGTGCGCTAGTGGCATAGTCGCCGTGGAAAGAGCGTCGGCCGGGTACGCTAGTGGTGTAATCGCAACGCAAAGTCCGTCGGCGCTTCGCAGATGGCGTAAGGACAGATGTATACAAGCAGTGTAAGGTTACGCAAACAGCGTAAGAACGGTTCGAGAGTAAGGGGGGGGTGTCTGGGCCTTGCAGACCCCCCAAATCACCCAGGGCCTGGACGGCTCCCGCGCGACGAGGGCTCCGTGTCAGGACGCGCCTCTgtggggacggacggacggacacgGCTGCACTGCTCGTGGCCCCTGCGCCAGGcagggacggacggacggacgcggGACAGACATGGCCGCGCCGCTCGTGGCCCCCGCGCGGATCTGGATAAACCCTCCCATCGCAGCCTGGCCCCGCGTGCTCTgtggcctgccccacggcctgccccacggcgcctcAGCCGGCCCCACGGCAtaccccacggcctgccccatgGTGCGCCCCACAGTGCCGCAGCcggccccacggcctgccccgtGGCGTGGCCTGCCGGGTCCCCCAAGGTgtggcctgccccacggcacacCCCATGGTGCCGCAGCCGGCCCTGGCGCCCCAGATGCTGCCATGGTACTGGAGCCTGGGGGTCTGCGGccacaggagggtttgggggggcagGAGAGttggggggccttgggggggACGGTAGGAttttggggggcttggggggggctcagggcaggAGGCTTTGGGTGCCCCCCCAAAGAGGAGGATTTGGGGGGTCTAAGAAGGGGTGAGGaaatgggcccccccccccaagggtaGGAGGGTTTGGGGGTCTCTAagggtgggggggcaggaggcTTTGGGTGTCTTCCCCCAAATGtaggaggatttggggggggccTCTAAGACAGCATGGTGATGTGGGGGGGGCCCCAAGGGAtctgggggggattggggggcaTCTAGGGGGGTCCCCAGCAACCCCCCCCACCGCATCCCGGCTGCTCAGGGGGACACacacggggctgggggggcaacaGCCGGTGTTTAttgaccccccccacacacaatggggggggcggcggcgcaaAACCAGGCCCGGGGGGGGCCACAAATACGTGGCAAAGGGGGGGAAGTGCCCCATAAATacaggagaacccccccccccaaaataccgGGATGGAGTGGCTGGAgggggggcaccccagcccctAACTACAGGGAACATGCCATTCCCCCCGCAAAATACAGCAGGGATGGGGGGGGAAGCACCCCgatccccccccccaataaataCAGGGGTGTTTTGTATGGGATGTGTGGGGGGGAATCCCCTATAAATATGGGGCAATGCCCCCCCCCCATAAATACTGGGGTATTTTATATGTTGGGGGTGCCCAATCCACTGTAAATACGGAGTTCTCCCCCCCATAAATACTGGGGTGTTTTATATGGTGAAGGGGGGGCATCCCCTATAAATACAGGGCAATACCCCCCCCAAGTACTGGAGTGTTCTGCATGGTGGGGGGCAATCCCCTATTAATATGGGGCAATGCCCCCAAGCATTGGCATATTTTGCATGGTGTAGGGGGGCATCCTCTAGAAATACGGGGcaatgcagcccccccccccccaaatactgGGGTGTTTTGCATGGTGGGGGAGGCCCAATCCCCTATAAATATGGAGCAATGCAGCCCCCCCATAAATACTGGGGTGTTTTGCATGGTGGGGGGGCCCCCAATCACCCCATGAATATGGGGCAATGCAGCCCCCCCCAATAAATACGCATGGGATTTGTGTGCttggggggggcagcagccccgTTGCCTCCCGGGCACCACGTGTCCCctaacctgggggggggggtaagcgggtgttcccccccccccaaacgacGCCGGGGGGGGGTCTCAGAGCGACATGGAGGTGAGGTCGTGGCCGGGCCCCCCGGCCTTGCGTGGCGccgcccccccagcgccgccgccgcccccgccgcccccccagtAGTCCTGCAGGTTGTGGCGCAGGGCGACGAGGGCCGAGCCCAGGGCGGCGCGgtgggggccccgcggcccccccggcagctgcagcagcagcgtggCCACCCCGGCCAGCCCGTCCTCCGTGGGCTCCAGCGTCACCGGCCCCAGGCGGaagccgccgccggcccccggcacCAGCGGCTCCgggcgccgggagcgcggcgcctcggcgggggcccggcggccccgcgcccggcccggccctgccgccgccgccaccaccgctggccccggcgccggcggcggcccctcGAAGCACACGGTCACCTTGGCGAAGGGGCGGCTGGCCATCTTGGTCATCTCCTGCAGGTGCCGGCGCTGCTCGTGGCGGGCGTCGAGGAACTGCTTGGCCTTCCAGAGCAGCACGCAGAgcgagaggaagaggaagaagcaggAGAAGAAGACGGAGAAGAAGACGAAGAGGTCGATGTGGGCCTGGTCCTGGCGGAAGAAGAGCAGCCCCTGCGAGGCGGTGGCGTTGCCGCCGgcgcccacccccagcagcagcaggtagaAGCGGCTCGACTTGAGGGCGTGCAGCTCGTGGGGGTAGGTGAGCACCAGGCGGTCGCGCACGCCGCGCAccaccagcgccgccgccgcctcccgcaccGTCACGTAGGTCACCAGCCCCCGGGCCCGCTCCTCCCGCAGCCGCGTGCCGTTGGCGccctcggcccccgccgccggcagcagccgcacCGCGTGGCGCCCCGTGGCCGGGTCCACGTCCACGGCGAAGGTGTCGTAGGCGGTAGAGACGAAGAGGTCGACGCCGCCGAAGGTGACGTCCAGCGTGATGCGGATGTCGACGTTGGTGAACTTGGGCTGGACGCCGAAGAGGACGGTGCGGCCCAGCCCcaggtgctgcagctggggctggtggaAGCAGTTGCTCTGCGACGTGGGGTCCAGGCAGTACTCCTGCTCCACCGAGATGAGCCGGTAGCACTGCTGCCCGCCCACCGGGTGCCCGTGGAAGGAGTCGCGGCACTTGGCGCACTGCGGGGCGGCACCGGCGCGTCGGCCCCGGCTCACGGCTGCCGGCACGCGGGGACCGCGCGCGGGGACGCGGGGATGCGGGGACGCAAAGACGGGGATGCGGGGATGCAGAGATGGGGACCGCGCGCGGGGACGCGGGGATGCAGGGACGCAGAGACGGGGATGCGCACATGCACGCGGGGATGTGGGGACGCAGGCACAGGGATGTTGCATGCAGGGACGCAGGCACGGGGATAGGGGCACGGGGATGGCACCGgcatgtggggacggggacgtaGGGACAGGGACGGCACATAGGGACAGCATGCGGGGACAGAGATGTCCCCGACCCCACACGCCGGTGCCGTGCACAAGGGGACGGGGACATGGGATGGGAATGTGGAGGGGACATAGGATGTGGAGACAGAGGGACAGGGGGCACGGTTAGGGACAAGGACATGCGGCACAGGGCCACAGGAGGGGACAGAGGACACAGAGACAGGAATATGGACACAGGATGGGACACAGGATGGGGGGACACAGAAGGATCAGACACGGGAACAGGGGACACGGTTAGGGACGGGGCCCCGACCTGCTGCTTGTAGCAGTCCTTCTTGTCGAGCTGGGCGTTGTTCTGGCAGCTGCCCGTCTCCGTGTTGTTCTGGCAGGGGCAGCCGGTGCCGTCCAGCTCGTTGCACGTGTCCGCGTGCCCGTTGCACTGGCACCTGCCGGGGGCGACCGCACGCGGGTCACACGAGGGGGCCACTCACGTGGAcaagcccccccacacacaccaggGAACCCCCTTGCACAAGGGTCCTGCTTGCACCAGGGTCCCACTTGCACGAGGGTCCCGCTCACACGAGGACTCCCCTTGCACAGGGATCCCCCTCGCAGGGGGCCCCCCCCGCACGAGGCCCCCCTCCGCACGAGGCCCCCCCTCGCACGAGGCCCTTACTTGGTGCACTTGCCCTCCAGCAGGAAGTAGCCGTGCAGGCAGCTGTCGCACTTCTCGCCGACGCTGTTGTTCTGGCAGTTGACGCAGACGGCCGCCTCCTCGCTTGGCCCCTCCGACACCCAGCTGGGGATCTGGGGGGCAGCGCGGGCTGGGAGGGGGCACCactgccccacagccgccccgcagccccctaAAGGTGTGGGGGTGACAGGGCCCCCCAGGATGTGGGGCCAGAGGAGATGGGACACCCCCAGACCACACGGGAAGAGACTGCTGTCCCCTCCgacgtggggcaggaggggatgAGGGACCCCCAGGGTAGGGGGGACCACCCAGCTCCCCCAagatgtggggcaggaggggatgAGGGACCCCCAGCTCCCCTgagatgtggggcaggaggggataGTTCCCCCCCCCGTGACCCAGGTGGGAGAAGACAGGACCCTGCACCGTGGGGCAGGCGCTCAGGACCCCCGCAACCCCGCGCTGTGGGGCAGGCGctcggccgccccccgcccgccgtggggcgccccactGACCATGGCGGGCTCCAGGGGGAAGCGCGCAGGGTCGCGCCGGGCCCGCTCGTACTCCTCGCGCGAGAGGCAGACGGCGGCGTTGTCGCGGCAGAAGCTGCGGCAGGGCCGGCAAGCGCCGCCGTCCAGCGCCGAGCCCACGAAGAGCGGCCGGCACTTCTCGCAGTGCGGCCCCTGCGGCGGCCCCGGATCGCagcccgccccacggccgccccacggccgcgcGGCACCCCGCGTCCCACCCTGCatcccgccccgcggcccccccatcctgccccacgtCCCACCTCGCACAGCCCTgcatcctgccccacagccccgcaTCCCATCCCACACCaccccccacatccccccgcATCCTGCCCCACATCCCACCCCGCACGgccccccatcccatcccatcccatcccacccccccGACGTCCCGCCCCACATCTCCCCACATCCCGTCCCACATCCCACCCTGCGCAACCCTacatcctgccccacagccctgcatCCCATCCCACACACCCCCCACGTCCCACCCCAcatcctgccccacatccccccccgcACGGCCCTgcatcctgccccacagccctgcatCCCATCCCACGCaccccccacatccccccgcATCCTGCCCCACATCCCACCCCGCACGGCCCTGCATgctgccctgaccccccccagccccacatccccccctcCATGCCGCAGGACCCCGGGTggcgccccacggcgcgccccaccTTGGTGTTGTTGAAGCACTGGACGCAGTGGTCCTGGGCGCCCACGCCCAGGCACTCGCTGTGCTTGTTGCACTGGCACTCCACCGAGCAGTTGGGCCCCACGTAGCCGAAGTGGCAGCGGCAGCGGTTGGGCTCCACGCAGGTGCCGTTGACGCAGCCCTGCTCACACACCGGCCGGCACAGCCCCGTGGCGctgcgggggcgcgggggggctgagAACGGCACCGGGGGCACCCTCGTGCACCAGGCG
It encodes the following:
- the LIPE gene encoding hormone-sensitive lipase isoform X1, which translates into the protein MEARPLFQALHALAEDNAAFFGRSGTEAGRRFVAAFGAIREHARRLEPALGHFARLYHRFDLDEATPGNGYRSLVHTACCCLAHVVHKSRYVAAHRRSVFFRSGHNAAELEAYGAALAQLRALLYLAQRLLAHNRPGCLFPQEEGGLSELVLREYSTMHNGCFYGRCLGFQFAPSIRPFLQTIAIGLVSFGENYKRDDMGLGVAAGSLFTSGKFAMDPELRGAEFERLTQNLDVHFWKSFWNLTEMQLLASVASLAAAPVRLCWALTVPPEPLELPLAADPALTVTIPPPVAHTGPGPIHMRLLSYELREGQDSAALSALAGTEAPRWRRGRPGPPSPALLVHFHGGGFVAQTSRSHEPYLRAWARELGAPVLSVDYALAPEAPFPRALEECFYAYCWALRHCRLLGSTAQRVCLAGDSAGGNLCLTVSMRAAAFGVQRPDGIMVAYPVTMVQAAVSPSRLLTLLDPLLPLSVLCKCLSAYAGTEGEAGEAPALEKLSPGRLLRRDTALLLRDLRRGAAAWLGALRPPPRPHSPPEPMRKSISEAVLAEEPPPAPRPPRRSRTWQEALWGRRDGDGAEDGDSSRDGDKDGGGDKDGGGLDYPDDFQPLRSDRPPANFSVASAPVARNPYMSPLLAPDTMLQGLPPVHIVACALDPMLDDSVMFARRLRELGRPVTLHVVPDLPHGFLSLAQLCPETRQAAALCTRLIRDVLRPPAPRRPSLLPGPRRPSLLLAPRRPSSGPDGPPPRRGSLLPAPRRHSLAPSPHGASRRGSLQPGERREGSATHGASGAATHGASHAETHGGGAAETHGASHAETHGGGAAETHGASHAETHGSGAPATHSTSNAVTHSSGVPVTHSTSNAATHDTSNAATHGSGAAETHGTSSAVMHGGGATETHGSRDAPTHSSSNALTHSSGAAATHGSGAAGAHGPSDALTHGARAASTHRAGTALTHGSSAAETHGAGTPLSHGSSDALTHGAGTTSTPGSSAAPAPHGGAAGRGSGAQAPPCCGGPPSPPEPPLGQGQSRGGSARRPSGPAGREVGS
- the LIPE gene encoding hormone-sensitive lipase isoform X3, with product MWCTRAATWPPTAAASSSAAATTPPSWRPTGPPWPSSAPCSTWRSGCWPTTAPAASSPRRRAASPSWCCASTAPCTTAASTGAASASRRGGRVALHQRQVRHGPGAAGRRVRAADAEPGRPLLEELLEPDGDAAAGVGGQPGGRAGAAVLGADGAAGAAGAAAGRRPGADRHHPAARGPHRARPHPHAPPLLRAARGTGQRGAERPGGDGGTAVAPGPPRATLAGAAGALPRRRLRGADVALARALPARLGPRAGRPGALRRLRPGPRGALPARPRGVLLRLLLGPAPLPPARVDGAARVPGRGQCRRQPVPDGVDAGGRLRGAAPRRHHGGLPGDHGAGGRVALPPAHPARPAAAPQRPLQVPQCLRRDGGGGGRGAGPGEAQPGATAAPRHCPAAARPAPGGRGLAGGPAPTPPAPQPPRADAEKHLGGSAGGGAPPCAPAPPQEPDLAGGAVGAPGRGRRRGRGQQQGRGQGRRRGQGRRRPRLPRRLPAAALRPAPGQLLCGQRPRGQEPLHEPAAGPRHHAAGAAPRPHRGLRAGPDAGRLGDVRAAAAGAGAPGDTARGAGPAPRLPQPGAALPRDAAGGRALHPPHPRRAAPPGPPPPLAAARPPPPLAAPRPPPPQLRPRRPPAPTGVAAPGPTAPQPRPLAPRRLATGVAAAGRAPRGLGDPRRQRSSDPRRQPCRDPRRRGCGDPRRQPCRDPRRRGCGDPRRQPCRDPRQRGSSDPQHQQCSDPQQRGSSDPQHQQRSDPRHQQRSDPRQWGRGDPWHQQCSDARWWGHGNPWLQRCTNAQLQQCTDPQQWGCSDPRQWGCRSPRPQRCTDPRREGRIDPQSRHCPDPWLQRCRDPWRWDPIVPRLQ
- the LIPE gene encoding hormone-sensitive lipase isoform X2; its protein translation is MEARPLFQALHALAEDNAAFFGRSGTEAGRRFVAAFGAIREHARRLEPALGHFARLYHRFDLDEATPGNGYRSLVHTACCCLAHVVHKSRYVAAHRRSVFFRSGHNAAELEAYGAALAQLRALLYLAQRLLAHNRPGCLFPQEEGGLSELVLREYSTMHNGCFYGRCLGFQFAPSIRPFLQTIAIGLVSFGENYKRDDMGLGVAAGSLFTSGKFAMDPELRGAEFERLTQNLDVHFWKSFWNLTEMQLLASVASLAAAPVRLCWALTVPPEPLELPLAADPALTVTIPPPVAHTGPGPIHMRLLSYELREGQDSAALSALAGTEAPRWRRGRPGPPSPALLVHFHGGGFVAQTSRSHEPYLRAWARELGAPVLSVDYALAPEAPFPRALEECFYAYCWALRHCRLLGSTAQRVCLAGDSAGGNLCLTVSMRAAAFGVQRPDGIMVAYPVTMVQAAVSPSRLLTLLDPLLPLSVLCKCLSAYAEPMRKSISEAVLAEEPPPAPRPPRRSRTWQEALWGRRDGDGAEDGDSSRDGDKDGGGDKDGGGLDYPDDFQPLRSDRPPANFSVASAPVARNPYMSPLLAPDTMLQGLPPVHIVACALDPMLDDSVMFARRLRELGRPVTLHVVPDLPHGFLSLAQLCPETRQAAALCTRLIRDVLRPPAPRRPSLLPGPRRPSLLLAPRRPSSGPDGPPPRRGSLLPAPRRHSLAPSPHGASRRGSLQPGERREGSATHGASGAATHGASHAETHGGGAAETHGASHAETHGGGAAETHGASHAETHGSGAPATHSTSNAVTHSSGVPVTHSTSNAATHDTSNAATHGSGAAETHGTSSAVMHGGGATETHGSRDAPTHSSSNALTHSSGAAATHGSGAAGAHGPSDALTHGARAASTHRAGTALTHGSSAAETHGAGTPLSHGSSDALTHGAGTTSTPGSSAAPAPHGGAAGRGSGAQAPPCCGGPPSPPEPPLGQGQSRGGSARRPSGPAGREVGS